The Rubrivirga sp. SAORIC476 genome contains a region encoding:
- a CDS encoding patatin-like phospholipase family protein yields the protein MACLLAGVPMSAKAQSVKQLEEAARSVGNEGVPEAAPDTARDATLRPLIVVSGGGISKGAYQAGVNWAVLNLLRLQRDGRDLGLDPHELIIATGASAGGVNSLLAAAEWSLSSDSLAPPQNSLYWRVWTTVGLRELLPPCRDGTGCVPDVESALSRRYMRDSVFAMVRASFRDSSATLQRPVATGFMLTEVVPRDVDLSEDGRLTVESVRSALLMQAAPLAGGGLAYEPFPFPSDTSLSASRRGFGSLVHPRLATLATRGRAPVDSTRASVCWEGAEEVRDARERAEENMNRVRDITLASAAFPYAWAPMELDISLALDAHGWPSEHSRDRDRRWYVDGGVFDNNPLGVALNLREHLEERERKATSYAPSCSGQRPESLAWDRTVILFTDPDDTRVAWYENQIQPRPVEPANAFDNLVRLGTNFLTTGRQYEIESIGRDLESQEQAWIVNTDRAFPIVGSTLGAFGAFLARPFREFDFYVGVYDGYVFAARALASERERSQIADVGGRARTLIKNSGLWAADSVAGAVASRLLQEEFGDVGRGEPQGDGGSMRRDHRALIIDAILDIAIRQRGTDAWFDSLVVGIRRDSVAMRAVEAVAAECDDEPCDARHLRDLVGAPTPFLQGMMSEVLNFRRVYETGYGKKATNAAMAVLNVYIAERRRGLQVNRSAVPEYGDGLHGGTYNGRHRFGRLAYRLGLPTRAVLSTGAQYATWGASYRMPWALLSLELAPLRSTRVDREGDQTLPSMSAHVGVEFPLKAPWVALGFRAHHVRATQAFDQGYGTGGEAYLRLGHVLSVGVEATPFAPQWAGASDVPTRMLRQPYLTIGLHDVGGLVYWGIRMLK from the coding sequence ATGGCATGTCTTCTCGCGGGCGTTCCGATGTCCGCGAAGGCTCAGTCCGTCAAGCAGCTTGAGGAGGCAGCTCGGAGCGTCGGCAACGAAGGTGTGCCCGAGGCGGCCCCGGATACGGCGAGGGATGCCACCTTGCGACCCCTCATCGTCGTGTCTGGCGGAGGCATTAGCAAAGGAGCGTACCAGGCGGGGGTCAACTGGGCCGTTCTCAACCTGCTGCGGTTGCAGCGCGACGGTCGCGATCTGGGACTTGATCCCCACGAACTCATCATCGCGACGGGGGCGTCGGCCGGCGGCGTGAACTCCCTGCTCGCGGCGGCGGAATGGTCCCTCTCCAGCGACTCGCTCGCGCCGCCACAAAACAGTCTGTACTGGCGGGTGTGGACGACGGTGGGTCTTCGGGAACTCCTGCCTCCATGCCGGGACGGCACCGGGTGCGTGCCGGACGTCGAGTCGGCGCTGAGCAGGCGGTACATGCGCGACAGCGTCTTTGCGATGGTCAGGGCATCGTTTCGCGACAGCAGTGCGACGCTTCAGCGGCCGGTCGCCACGGGGTTTATGCTGACCGAGGTGGTGCCTCGGGATGTCGACCTCTCCGAGGACGGGCGGCTCACGGTCGAGTCGGTCCGAAGTGCGTTGTTGATGCAGGCGGCGCCGCTGGCTGGCGGAGGACTGGCCTATGAGCCGTTCCCGTTTCCTTCCGACACCTCTCTCTCCGCGAGTCGGCGTGGGTTCGGGTCCCTTGTACACCCCAGGCTCGCAACCCTCGCCACCCGTGGCAGGGCTCCGGTCGACTCGACGCGAGCATCGGTGTGTTGGGAGGGCGCTGAGGAGGTCCGCGACGCTCGGGAGCGCGCGGAGGAGAACATGAATCGCGTCCGAGACATCACGTTGGCGTCGGCGGCCTTCCCCTATGCCTGGGCGCCCATGGAACTCGACATCTCCCTCGCTCTCGACGCCCACGGATGGCCTTCGGAGCATTCCCGTGACCGGGACCGGAGGTGGTACGTGGACGGCGGCGTGTTCGACAACAACCCGCTCGGAGTGGCCCTGAACCTGCGCGAGCATCTGGAAGAGCGGGAGCGAAAGGCCACCAGCTACGCGCCATCATGTTCAGGGCAGAGGCCCGAGTCGCTCGCCTGGGATCGTACCGTGATCCTCTTTACGGATCCCGACGACACCCGGGTCGCGTGGTACGAGAATCAGATCCAGCCGCGGCCTGTGGAGCCCGCCAACGCGTTCGACAACCTCGTCCGCCTCGGGACCAACTTCCTGACGACGGGGCGACAGTACGAGATCGAGAGCATCGGCCGGGATCTCGAATCCCAGGAGCAGGCCTGGATCGTCAACACCGACCGGGCATTTCCGATCGTCGGCTCGACGCTCGGCGCCTTCGGGGCGTTCCTGGCACGTCCGTTCCGTGAGTTCGACTTCTACGTCGGCGTCTACGACGGGTACGTCTTCGCCGCCCGCGCGCTCGCTTCAGAGCGAGAGCGCTCGCAAATCGCCGACGTGGGTGGGCGGGCACGCACCCTCATCAAGAACTCCGGCCTCTGGGCCGCCGACTCCGTCGCCGGGGCCGTCGCCAGTCGGCTGCTCCAGGAGGAGTTTGGGGATGTGGGCCGAGGGGAGCCACAAGGCGATGGCGGATCCATGCGGAGGGATCACCGGGCACTCATCATCGACGCGATTCTCGACATCGCGATCCGGCAGCGAGGGACAGACGCGTGGTTCGACAGTCTGGTAGTGGGCATCCGCCGCGACTCCGTTGCGATGAGGGCGGTCGAGGCGGTGGCGGCCGAATGCGACGACGAGCCGTGCGATGCTAGGCACCTGCGAGACCTCGTCGGCGCCCCGACACCGTTTCTGCAGGGGATGATGTCAGAGGTTCTCAACTTCCGGCGTGTCTACGAGACAGGCTACGGGAAGAAGGCGACGAACGCAGCCATGGCGGTGCTCAACGTGTACATCGCGGAGCGGCGTCGGGGTCTCCAGGTGAATCGGTCTGCAGTGCCTGAGTACGGAGACGGGCTCCACGGCGGCACCTACAACGGCCGCCACCGCTTCGGGCGGCTCGCATACCGCCTGGGGCTGCCCACACGGGCCGTCCTGTCGACGGGAGCCCAGTATGCCACCTGGGGTGCGTCGTACCGGATGCCCTGGGCTCTGTTGTCCCTCGAACTAGCCCCTCTCCGGAGCACTCGCGTCGATCGGGAGGGCGACCAGACGCTTCCGTCGATGAGCGCCCATGTGGGCGTCGAGTTTCCCCTCAAGGCGCCCTGGGTCGCGCTCGGGTTTCGGGCCCACCACGTTCGCGCGACGCAGGCATTCGACCAGGGGTACGGGACGGGTGGAGAGGCGTACCTGCGGCTCGGCCACGTCCTGTCGGTGGGCGTCGAGGCGACCCCGTTCGCGCCGCAGTGGGCCGGTGCGTCAGACGTTCCGACGAGGATGCTCCGGCAGCCGTACCTCACGATCGGGCTCCACGATGTCGGCGGGTTGGTGTACTGGGGGATTCGAATGCTCAAGTGA
- a CDS encoding AMP-binding protein has product MRTDTFPFGQSAAWTPTPEHVADTNLARLWTRLGLADYAALERWALDDVGRFWDAVMEDLDIEFSRPYTQVLDASGGIERPRWCVGGRMNIVHNALDRYTGTATWARDAVRYESEEGDVRTLTYAQLHAEVVACAAGLRAHGLGAGDAVGLYLPMTPEIVIAFLAVARIGGVILPLFSGYGAEAVATRLADGDAKALVVADGAPRRGRAVPMKATADAALADVPSVTHVFVVNRMGDDLIGTASVPGRDVPWDRLMTSGRAAGADAGRCADTAAEDPVMLIYTSGTTGTPKGAVHTHCGFPIKAAQDMRHPMDVRAGDVVWWMSDMGWMMGPWLVFGTLLNGATMVLFDGAPDFPEADRTWAICERHGVTLLGLSPTLVRALMPHGTAPVEAHDLRALRAVGSTGSPWDPSSWRWLFEHVLQAEKPILNYSGGTEISGGIVCGNHVQPLKPTGFSGPVLGMDADVVDDVGRPVRGFVGELAIRQPWIGMTRGFRGDEGDARYHATYWDRHPDLWIHGDFAAVDSEGQWFLLGRSDDTIKVAGKRLGPAEVEAALNAAPEVLESAAIGVPDEVKGSAVVAFAVLADGAEESDDLRARLVDRITEALGKALRPKAVLFVDALPKTRNAKVMRRVIRAAHLGDDLGNVTALEDEAAVDAIREAR; this is encoded by the coding sequence ATGCGCACCGACACGTTCCCCTTCGGCCAGTCCGCTGCCTGGACCCCCACCCCCGAGCACGTCGCCGACACAAACCTCGCGCGCCTCTGGACCCGCCTCGGGCTCGCCGATTACGCGGCCCTCGAACGCTGGGCGCTGGACGATGTGGGGCGGTTCTGGGACGCCGTGATGGAGGACCTGGACATCGAGTTCAGCCGACCCTACACGCAGGTGCTGGACGCGAGCGGCGGCATCGAGCGTCCGCGATGGTGCGTCGGCGGGCGGATGAACATCGTCCACAACGCCCTGGACCGGTACACGGGGACGGCGACGTGGGCGCGCGACGCGGTCCGCTACGAGAGCGAGGAGGGGGACGTACGGACGCTCACCTACGCTCAGCTCCACGCCGAGGTGGTCGCCTGCGCGGCCGGGCTCCGGGCGCACGGGCTGGGCGCGGGCGACGCGGTCGGGCTCTACCTCCCGATGACGCCCGAGATCGTGATCGCCTTCCTGGCCGTCGCGCGGATCGGGGGCGTGATTCTGCCGCTGTTCTCCGGCTATGGCGCCGAGGCCGTCGCGACGCGGCTGGCCGACGGCGACGCGAAAGCCCTCGTGGTGGCGGACGGCGCCCCGCGCCGCGGCCGGGCGGTCCCCATGAAGGCCACCGCCGACGCCGCGCTGGCCGACGTGCCCAGCGTGACCCATGTGTTCGTGGTCAACCGCATGGGCGACGACCTGATCGGCACGGCCTCGGTGCCTGGCCGGGACGTGCCCTGGGACCGGTTGATGACCTCGGGACGGGCCGCCGGGGCGGACGCCGGGCGCTGCGCCGACACGGCTGCCGAGGACCCGGTGATGCTCATCTACACGTCCGGCACCACGGGCACGCCGAAGGGGGCCGTCCACACCCACTGCGGCTTCCCGATCAAGGCGGCGCAGGACATGCGGCACCCGATGGACGTGCGCGCGGGCGACGTGGTCTGGTGGATGAGCGACATGGGCTGGATGATGGGCCCGTGGCTCGTCTTCGGCACGCTGCTCAACGGCGCCACAATGGTGCTCTTCGACGGTGCCCCCGACTTCCCCGAGGCGGACCGGACGTGGGCGATCTGCGAGCGCCACGGCGTGACGCTGCTGGGCCTCTCCCCCACCCTCGTCCGTGCGCTGATGCCGCACGGAACGGCGCCGGTGGAGGCGCACGACCTGCGTGCGCTCCGAGCGGTCGGCTCCACGGGCAGCCCCTGGGACCCGTCGAGCTGGCGCTGGCTCTTCGAGCACGTCCTCCAGGCCGAGAAGCCGATCCTGAACTACTCGGGCGGGACGGAGATCTCGGGCGGGATCGTGTGCGGCAACCACGTCCAGCCCCTCAAGCCGACCGGGTTCTCGGGGCCGGTCCTCGGCATGGACGCCGACGTGGTGGACGATGTCGGGCGGCCCGTGCGCGGGTTCGTCGGCGAGCTGGCGATCCGGCAGCCGTGGATCGGGATGACGCGCGGCTTCCGCGGCGACGAGGGCGACGCCCGCTACCACGCCACCTACTGGGATCGGCACCCGGACCTGTGGATCCACGGCGACTTCGCGGCGGTCGACTCGGAGGGCCAGTGGTTCCTGCTCGGCCGCTCGGACGACACGATCAAGGTGGCCGGGAAGCGCCTCGGTCCGGCCGAGGTGGAGGCCGCGCTCAACGCCGCGCCCGAGGTGCTGGAGTCCGCGGCCATCGGGGTGCCGGACGAGGTCAAGGGCTCGGCCGTCGTCGCCTTCGCGGTGCTGGCGGACGGCGCCGAGGAGTCGGACGATCTGCGGGCCCGACTGGTCGACCGCATCACCGAGGCGCTGGGCAAGGCGCTCCGCCCGAAGGCGGTGCTGTTCGTGGACGCGCTGCCGAAGACGCGCAACGCGAAGGTCATGCGCCGCGTCATCCGGGCCGCCCACCTCGGCGACGACCTGGGCAACGTGACCGCGCTGGAGGACGAGGCGGCCGTGGACGCGATCCGGGAGGCGCGGTAG
- a CDS encoding MATE family efflux transporter: MRLAGPVVLANVFQTFYQLTDTFWVGRLGADAVAAVSFSFPVIFLFIAVAGGMTIAGTILVAQAEGRGDARQVDYVAGQTYAIVLMLSVLLAGAGFALAEPLLRGMGAEVGVLAPATAYLRLSYLGLPFVFGYFVFQALLRGVGDVKTPLYIVGGTVLLNLVLDPLFILGWGPVPAMGVAGAAAATIGTQGLAAIVGAWLLFTGRRPVRIRWADLTPDLDIARRIGRLGFPASVDQAMRALGLTVLVTLVAGFGSDAVAAYGVGTRIFSFVLIPALGLGIATSTVVGQNVGAGQRLRARQTTTVGAWIAFGTMTAAGVLAFAFAEPLVAAFVPTEPQVITDGARFLRIMAPAWGLIGVQVVIGGGFSGAGRTYVSMLISIASLWVLRFPVAWLLSSSAGLGTDGIWWAFPISYAGGAVVAVVWFLQVLRTPTGDEGVEEQAVTESTVGRRFDP; the protein is encoded by the coding sequence ATGCGGTTGGCCGGCCCGGTCGTCCTGGCGAACGTGTTTCAGACGTTCTACCAGCTGACCGACACGTTCTGGGTGGGGCGGCTGGGGGCGGACGCGGTCGCCGCAGTGTCGTTCAGCTTCCCGGTCATCTTTCTGTTCATCGCCGTCGCGGGCGGCATGACCATCGCAGGGACGATCCTGGTGGCGCAGGCGGAGGGCCGCGGCGATGCCCGGCAGGTCGACTACGTGGCCGGGCAGACGTACGCCATCGTGCTGATGCTGTCCGTGCTCCTCGCCGGGGCCGGGTTCGCGCTCGCCGAGCCGCTCCTCCGCGGCATGGGCGCCGAGGTGGGCGTGCTCGCCCCGGCCACCGCGTACCTCCGCTTGAGCTACCTCGGCCTGCCGTTCGTGTTCGGCTACTTCGTGTTCCAGGCGCTCTTGCGAGGCGTGGGCGACGTCAAGACGCCGCTCTACATTGTCGGCGGGACAGTGCTGCTCAACCTGGTCCTGGACCCCCTGTTCATTCTGGGCTGGGGGCCGGTCCCGGCGATGGGCGTGGCCGGGGCGGCGGCGGCGACCATCGGCACGCAGGGGCTGGCGGCGATCGTGGGCGCGTGGCTCCTCTTCACCGGGCGGCGCCCGGTCCGCATTCGCTGGGCGGACCTCACGCCTGACCTCGACATCGCCCGGCGGATCGGGCGGCTCGGCTTCCCGGCGTCCGTGGACCAGGCCATGCGCGCCCTCGGGCTGACGGTGCTCGTGACGCTCGTGGCTGGGTTCGGGAGCGACGCTGTGGCGGCGTACGGCGTCGGCACGCGGATCTTCTCGTTCGTCCTCATTCCCGCGCTCGGGCTGGGGATCGCCACGTCCACGGTCGTCGGGCAGAACGTGGGGGCTGGGCAGCGGCTCCGGGCTCGGCAGACGACCACCGTCGGCGCCTGGATCGCGTTCGGCACGATGACGGCGGCGGGCGTGCTGGCGTTCGCGTTCGCCGAGCCGCTCGTGGCCGCGTTCGTGCCCACCGAGCCGCAGGTCATCACCGACGGCGCGCGCTTCCTCCGCATCATGGCGCCCGCGTGGGGCCTGATCGGCGTGCAGGTGGTGATCGGCGGCGGCTTCAGCGGCGCCGGGCGGACCTACGTCTCGATGCTCATCTCCATCGCCAGCCTGTGGGTGCTGCGCTTCCCGGTCGCGTGGCTCCTGTCGTCGTCCGCCGGGCTCGGCACCGACGGCATCTGGTGGGCCTTCCCGATCTCGTACGCGGGCGGCGCGGTCGTCGCAGTCGTCTGGTTCCTCCAGGTGCTCCGCACGCCGACCGGGGACGAGGGCGTCGAGGAGCAGGCGGTGACCGAGTCCACCGTGGGACGCCGCTTCGACCCGTAG
- a CDS encoding HAMP domain-containing sensor histidine kinase, producing the protein MARPRVRSRRLVVFVGVALVLAALLAATLGVGEIRATSVGPSDVARARAETATYVRGEIAALVDGMRRQANAVAARPEVVAALTEAGVDPAALDALARQRRPDRVSIEVVALDGRVVAWDGPDFPRLGGVPPDTLRTRIVRDDANRSALVVWVPVRVDGALAGAVRVVQLVQAAVPVRNRYLQDYDIADSWRASAPVPFLVRFGSTPPGAVLTGPDGTPLGVVEVGVPSVEALASERRREAQSVAAVWGVLMVGWLLAGLVAVFLRAIRNAESGTAGWGRPVAAWGALLGATVAVRYGLLAVDVPVRWLDGTRRPALLFDPALLASDFGWGALRSPGDLALSGLLVLAVATATLTLASRAAASRRAPRPRWMPGASVFGVALVTPAALWVAARWVRQAVLDATIPYADQAGPLVSGPMVAVLAGLVAVLGAAALLIAAPVRLALGRRRGTAAWLAGGIALGVAAALGALARVPLVPMVALAGVGVALAVFLSGGSTRWASPVTFRGVLFGVLLLAPILYGTMQEPLRERTGLLLADAAFAFSDNRDDRVTAAIDQVFDEAQADDALGPALLDAVALADSARGADPVAADSSRRAVDAIASGLVSSSLLGSLADVATELRIVAPAGDTLGSYVERGATGGNDGLGYAATRRAFADREEQPRFLRLQVPVAERRGLRRTAAIGPIRDGDETAAWLYLRVTPRTTRFPTETPFPRVLAPTGLFGLDDEALGYAEYDDGVLVRQRGPAPLRIDSTVYAALSERARAYRRPEMLDGRPTLAYYERQGDDAQDVVAVRAPAPDRLDALFVLLRLSLAGLALGAIVFGIGLVARRRAGLLPVSRTRFRDRVLNRFLVVGVASVALTGVVGQFVIVEQNREAVRDALRQRLTRAAAVFAAEPEAPEGTRLDAVSAALGVDVHLYRGADLVASSRRQLVRQRLIEPRLPGSVYRALFLDDQPFSFSDDRIGTFAYTTGYLALPDAEGRPAEALAIPTLSEQAGIEAGRSRYVAYLFGGLLALMAAILAIAYVLASQLTRPFGRLREGLRAVGAGEAEEPIPVETRDEVGELVETFNGMQKALAESRRQLAEQERELAWSTMARQVAHEIKNPLMPMKLSVQHLQRVFHRPGDEAPPEDVRFAGQFERTTGMLIDQIETLDRIASDFSRFARMPMRHPEPLDLSDVAREAAALFEGPLADSGRAAFEVDLSPDPLPIRADREELRRVLVNLLTNALQAIPDRPEPGRVVLRTVLVDGAAEARVIDDGTGIPTEIQDSVFQPSFSTKTSGMGLGLAISKRAVEAAGGTISFETGDTGTTFTVRLPRAEPEG; encoded by the coding sequence TTGGCCCGTCCTCGCGTCCGCTCCCGCCGCCTCGTCGTGTTCGTCGGCGTGGCTCTCGTCCTCGCGGCGTTGCTGGCCGCGACGCTGGGCGTCGGCGAGATCCGCGCCACCTCCGTCGGACCGTCGGACGTCGCGCGGGCACGGGCGGAGACGGCGACGTACGTGCGGGGCGAGATCGCAGCGCTCGTCGACGGAATGCGGCGGCAGGCAAACGCCGTCGCGGCCCGCCCCGAGGTGGTCGCGGCGCTGACCGAAGCGGGGGTGGACCCCGCGGCCCTCGACGCACTCGCGCGCCAGCGCCGCCCAGACCGTGTCTCGATCGAGGTCGTCGCCCTCGACGGCCGCGTCGTCGCCTGGGACGGTCCCGACTTCCCCCGCCTCGGTGGCGTCCCGCCCGACACGCTGCGGACGCGCATCGTCCGGGACGACGCCAACCGGAGCGCGCTCGTGGTGTGGGTGCCCGTGCGTGTCGACGGCGCTCTCGCGGGCGCCGTGCGCGTCGTCCAACTCGTCCAGGCGGCCGTGCCTGTCCGCAACCGGTACCTGCAGGATTACGACATCGCGGACTCCTGGAGGGCCTCGGCCCCCGTTCCGTTTCTCGTCCGCTTCGGGAGCACCCCGCCGGGAGCGGTGCTGACCGGTCCGGATGGGACCCCTCTCGGGGTCGTCGAGGTGGGGGTGCCGTCGGTGGAGGCACTGGCGTCGGAACGGCGGCGTGAGGCGCAGAGCGTGGCCGCGGTCTGGGGAGTGCTGATGGTGGGGTGGCTGCTCGCCGGTCTCGTCGCGGTGTTCCTGCGGGCGATCCGCAATGCCGAATCGGGCACGGCCGGGTGGGGGCGCCCTGTCGCCGCGTGGGGCGCGCTGCTGGGGGCGACGGTCGCCGTCCGCTACGGGCTCCTCGCCGTCGACGTGCCGGTCCGCTGGCTGGATGGGACCCGTCGCCCGGCGCTGCTCTTCGACCCGGCGCTGCTCGCCTCTGACTTCGGGTGGGGGGCGCTCCGGTCCCCTGGCGACCTCGCGCTCTCGGGCCTGCTCGTGCTGGCCGTGGCGACGGCGACGCTGACCCTGGCGTCCCGTGCTGCCGCCTCGCGACGAGCACCTCGCCCTCGGTGGATGCCGGGCGCGTCGGTGTTCGGGGTGGCCCTCGTGACGCCTGCCGCACTGTGGGTCGCCGCGCGCTGGGTCCGCCAGGCCGTTCTCGACGCCACGATCCCGTACGCCGATCAGGCCGGGCCGCTTGTGAGCGGCCCGATGGTAGCGGTGCTCGCCGGTCTGGTCGCGGTCCTCGGTGCTGCCGCGCTCCTCATCGCAGCTCCGGTCCGCCTCGCGCTGGGGCGTAGACGCGGCACGGCCGCATGGCTCGCGGGTGGCATCGCCCTCGGGGTCGCCGCCGCGCTGGGGGCGCTGGCGCGCGTCCCTCTCGTTCCGATGGTCGCGCTGGCGGGCGTCGGCGTGGCCCTCGCCGTGTTCCTCTCAGGCGGCTCCACGCGGTGGGCCTCGCCCGTGACGTTCCGTGGCGTCCTGTTCGGCGTGCTCCTGCTCGCGCCGATCCTCTACGGGACGATGCAGGAGCCGCTGCGCGAGCGCACGGGCCTGCTCCTCGCCGATGCCGCCTTCGCGTTCTCCGACAATCGCGACGACCGCGTCACGGCCGCCATCGACCAGGTGTTCGACGAGGCGCAGGCCGACGACGCCCTCGGCCCGGCCCTGCTCGATGCCGTCGCCCTGGCCGACTCGGCCCGCGGCGCCGACCCCGTCGCAGCCGACTCGTCGCGCCGTGCGGTCGACGCCATCGCGTCGGGCCTCGTGTCGAGTTCGCTTCTCGGCTCCCTCGCTGACGTGGCGACGGAGCTCCGGATCGTGGCGCCCGCGGGCGATACGCTGGGGAGCTACGTCGAGCGCGGCGCGACCGGTGGCAACGACGGGCTGGGGTACGCGGCCACGCGCCGGGCCTTCGCCGACCGCGAGGAGCAACCTCGTTTCCTCCGCCTCCAGGTGCCCGTCGCCGAGCGCCGGGGCCTGCGCCGGACCGCCGCCATCGGCCCGATCCGCGACGGCGACGAGACGGCCGCGTGGCTCTACCTCCGCGTCACCCCTCGCACGACCCGCTTCCCGACCGAGACGCCCTTCCCGCGCGTCCTCGCCCCGACCGGCCTGTTCGGGCTGGACGACGAGGCGCTCGGCTACGCCGAGTACGACGACGGCGTGCTCGTCCGACAGCGCGGCCCGGCGCCGCTGCGCATCGACTCGACGGTCTACGCGGCGCTCTCGGAGCGGGCCCGCGCCTACCGCCGCCCCGAGATGCTCGACGGCCGCCCCACGCTGGCCTACTACGAGCGCCAGGGCGACGACGCCCAGGACGTAGTCGCCGTCCGCGCCCCCGCGCCCGACCGGCTGGACGCCCTCTTCGTGCTGCTCCGCCTGAGTCTCGCCGGGCTGGCGCTGGGAGCGATCGTGTTCGGCATCGGCCTCGTGGCGCGCCGCCGGGCCGGGTTGTTGCCGGTGTCGCGGACCCGCTTCCGCGACCGCGTGCTGAACCGGTTCCTCGTGGTCGGTGTGGCGAGCGTGGCCCTGACGGGCGTCGTCGGTCAGTTCGTGATCGTGGAGCAGAACCGAGAGGCGGTGCGAGACGCCCTCCGCCAGCGGCTGACGCGCGCCGCGGCCGTGTTCGCCGCCGAGCCCGAGGCCCCCGAGGGCACCCGCCTCGACGCCGTCTCGGCTGCCCTCGGCGTCGACGTGCACCTCTACCGCGGGGCCGACCTCGTGGCGTCCAGCCGCCGCCAACTCGTCCGCCAGCGCCTCATCGAGCCGCGCCTGCCGGGCTCGGTGTACCGCGCCCTCTTCCTCGACGACCAGCCGTTCTCGTTCTCCGACGACCGCATCGGCACGTTCGCCTACACGACGGGCTACCTCGCCCTGCCCGACGCCGAGGGCCGGCCGGCCGAGGCGCTCGCCATCCCGACCCTCTCCGAGCAGGCGGGCATCGAGGCGGGCCGGTCGCGCTACGTGGCTTACCTCTTCGGCGGCCTGCTGGCGCTGATGGCCGCCATCCTCGCCATCGCCTACGTTCTCGCGAGCCAACTCACCCGTCCGTTCGGCCGTCTCCGTGAGGGCTTGCGGGCGGTCGGCGCCGGAGAGGCCGAAGAGCCGATCCCGGTCGAGACGCGCGACGAGGTCGGGGAGCTGGTGGAGACGTTCAACGGGATGCAGAAGGCACTCGCGGAGAGCCGCCGCCAGCTCGCCGAGCAGGAGCGCGAACTCGCCTGGAGCACGATGGCGCGGCAGGTGGCGCACGAGATCAAGAACCCGCTCATGCCGATGAAGCTGTCCGTGCAGCACCTCCAGCGGGTCTTCCACCGCCCCGGCGACGAGGCGCCCCCGGAGGATGTCCGCTTCGCGGGCCAGTTCGAGCGAACCACCGGCATGCTGATCGACCAGATCGAGACGCTCGACCGCATCGCGTCCGACTTCTCGCGCTTCGCCCGCATGCCGATGCGCCACCCGGAGCCGCTCGACCTGTCGGACGTGGCGCGTGAGGCGGCGGCGCTCTTCGAGGGGCCTCTGGCAGACAGCGGCCGGGCCGCCTTCGAGGTCGATCTCTCACCCGACCCGCTCCCCATCCGCGCCGACCGCGAGGAACTGCGGCGCGTGCTCGTCAACCTGCTCACCAACGCCCTCCAGGCCATCCCGGACCGCCCCGAGCCCGGCCGCGTCGTCCTCCGCACCGTCCTCGTCGACGGCGCAGCCGAGGCGCGCGTGATCGACGACGGCACGGGCATCCCGACGGAGATCCAGGACAGCGTCTTCCAGCCCAGCTTCTCGACCAAGACCAGCGGCATGGGGCTGGGGCTGGCAATCTCGAAGCGCGCCGTCGAGGCAGCGGGAGGAACGATCTCGTTCGAGACTGGGGACACAGGCACCACCTTTACGGTCCGTCTGCCGCGGGCGGAACCGGAGGGTTAA
- a CDS encoding DUF4783 domain-containing protein, with the protein MRFAPLVTRAAALLLLTVFLGGGAPVPSQDDVLERVVAGLERADPDAVLVDAPGRVEIVLFGQGGMFRRAQAEHVLRDFFRRYPPDRVAFSSPSSSDDGQSATGRYWPRSGGAPLNVRVLHRLVGEDWELSSIRIDQRPVVRTSGR; encoded by the coding sequence ATGCGATTCGCTCCCCTGGTCACACGCGCCGCCGCGCTCCTCCTGCTGACCGTCTTCCTCGGCGGTGGTGCCCCGGTGCCTTCTCAGGACGATGTGCTGGAGCGAGTCGTAGCGGGCCTCGAGCGCGCCGACCCGGACGCCGTGCTCGTGGACGCGCCCGGCCGGGTCGAGATCGTGCTGTTCGGGCAAGGCGGCATGTTCCGCCGGGCCCAGGCCGAGCACGTGCTGCGCGACTTCTTCCGCCGCTACCCGCCGGACCGCGTCGCCTTCTCATCGCCCTCGTCCAGCGACGACGGGCAGAGCGCGACAGGCCGCTACTGGCCTCGGTCGGGTGGTGCCCCGCTCAACGTGCGGGTCCTGCACCGGCTCGTGGGTGAGGACTGGGAGCTGTCCTCGATCCGCATCGACCAGCGGCCGGTCGTCCGCACGAGTGGGCGGTAG